In Paenibacillus sp. 1781tsa1, one DNA window encodes the following:
- a CDS encoding glycosyltransferase — MSLKHRKTKKVHAPVLSLADQARKNGQHAGYDAGKEEGYLRGRANYIVNCAQEPLPFRQIHVLYVSSGKGFPYSPLDEAIMATLQGMVAQVTLTDPRQPVSEIALQTRPDLVLVLDGMDIPIEHIDAIRQAGIQTAIWLTDDPYYTDMTLDIVKHFDHVFTLELNCIDLYRQIGCASVHYLPFAAFTNHYFPITTPSPLKREISFIGSAYWNRVYFFNPIMPQLMSHNTVFNGIWWDRLPDYTAYGEKIELGRWMSPQETNDVYNGTKIVINLHRSHEDDSVNNNHLKIPPASPNPRTFEIAASTTLQLTDARDDIARFYKPGVEIETYSSPQELLDKVEYYLTHEKERREIALRGLERTLKDHTYGKRINEMLTIIFP, encoded by the coding sequence ATGTCTCTCAAACACCGTAAAACCAAAAAGGTTCATGCACCTGTACTGAGCCTGGCTGATCAAGCGCGCAAAAATGGGCAACATGCCGGATATGACGCAGGTAAGGAAGAAGGATATCTGCGCGGTCGCGCCAACTATATTGTGAATTGTGCACAGGAACCGTTGCCTTTCCGGCAAATTCACGTGCTGTATGTATCTTCGGGTAAAGGGTTCCCTTACTCTCCGTTGGATGAGGCCATCATGGCCACGCTACAGGGAATGGTAGCTCAGGTAACCCTCACTGATCCGCGTCAACCGGTTTCTGAAATTGCGTTGCAGACGCGTCCTGATCTGGTGCTTGTATTGGATGGAATGGATATACCCATCGAGCATATCGATGCGATTCGCCAAGCCGGCATTCAGACGGCAATCTGGCTGACCGATGACCCGTACTATACAGACATGACGCTTGATATCGTCAAACATTTTGACCATGTATTCACGTTGGAACTGAACTGCATCGATCTATATAGACAAATCGGCTGTGCGTCGGTTCACTACCTCCCTTTTGCCGCATTCACCAATCATTATTTTCCGATTACAACCCCTTCTCCATTAAAACGGGAAATCAGTTTTATCGGTTCGGCCTACTGGAACCGGGTATACTTCTTCAATCCGATCATGCCTCAGTTGATGTCACACAATACAGTATTTAACGGAATCTGGTGGGACCGTCTGCCTGACTATACTGCCTATGGCGAGAAGATTGAACTCGGCCGCTGGATGAGTCCGCAGGAGACCAATGATGTGTACAATGGCACCAAAATCGTCATTAACCTGCATCGATCTCACGAAGATGATTCCGTCAATAATAATCACCTCAAAATCCCGCCAGCCTCACCGAACCCGAGAACGTTTGAAATTGCTGCTTCCACAACGCTGCAGTTGACCGACGCACGGGATGACATCGCGCGTTTCTACAAACCAGGTGTGGAGATTGAGACCTATTCCTCGCCGCAGGAGTTACTCGACAAGGTGGAATATTATCTTACGCATGAGAAGGAACGCCGTGAGATTGCCCTTCGTGGACTCGAACGTACCCTGAAAGACCACACGTATGGCAAAAGAATTAATGAAATGTTAACCATCATATTTCCTTAA
- a CDS encoding glycosyltransferase — translation MKNVAKRRHRPLTEAETAYRGGYAEGRRFGGCQAMMERVQMFEPTLRDMKVLYIPQGFDAIDEGVTLALQQSVRECVVGSPATMLQEASQHRPDVVLVMNGLHVFPPDHLEQVEGIRALGIRTAVWFVDDPYFTEDTVSLCQHYDVVFTHEEAAVPFYQGHGANRVIYMPLAVNPGMFQPRRAAPQHQHDICFIGTGFWNRIALFDELAPFLADKKVFIAGSQWNRLARFDVLGRFIHEGWIAPGETVDYYNGAKIVINIHRTCENGEDNRNTHHLEGHSINPRTYEISACGTMQITDARADLPRYYKPGYDIETFTNAAELQRKIHYYLKHEEERQAMAWRGLLTTMNQHTFTRRIGQLLEHL, via the coding sequence GTGAAGAATGTGGCAAAACGAAGACACCGTCCGCTAACTGAAGCGGAGACAGCTTACCGCGGCGGATATGCAGAAGGCCGCAGATTTGGCGGCTGTCAAGCCATGATGGAGCGGGTGCAGATGTTTGAACCGACCCTGCGGGACATGAAGGTGCTGTACATTCCGCAAGGGTTCGATGCCATCGATGAAGGTGTCACCCTGGCCCTGCAGCAGTCTGTACGTGAATGCGTTGTTGGATCGCCAGCAACGATGTTGCAGGAAGCCAGTCAGCATCGGCCAGATGTTGTGCTCGTTATGAATGGTCTGCATGTATTTCCCCCGGATCATCTGGAGCAGGTGGAGGGCATACGTGCACTCGGTATTCGAACAGCCGTGTGGTTTGTGGATGATCCGTATTTCACCGAAGATACAGTGTCCCTGTGTCAACACTATGATGTCGTGTTCACGCATGAAGAGGCCGCTGTGCCATTCTATCAAGGACATGGAGCGAACCGGGTTATCTATATGCCACTTGCGGTGAATCCGGGGATGTTTCAACCGCGTCGCGCGGCACCGCAGCATCAGCACGACATTTGTTTTATCGGTACCGGATTTTGGAACCGGATTGCCTTGTTTGATGAGCTGGCTCCTTTTCTTGCGGACAAAAAGGTATTCATTGCGGGTAGCCAGTGGAACCGGCTGGCACGTTTTGATGTACTAGGCCGTTTCATCCACGAAGGATGGATTGCTCCCGGAGAGACAGTAGATTATTACAATGGCGCCAAGATTGTCATTAACATTCACCGGACTTGCGAGAATGGGGAAGACAATCGCAATACCCATCATCTTGAAGGTCACTCCATTAACCCACGAACGTATGAGATTAGCGCCTGCGGCACAATGCAGATTACGGATGCGCGTGCGGATTTGCCCCGTTATTATAAGCCGGGATATGACATCGAGACCTTCACCAACGCAGCAGAACTTCAGCGCAAGATCCACTATTATCTGAAGCATGAAGAAGAACGACAGGCGATGGCATGGCGGGGACTTCTCACCACGATGAACCAGCACACATTCACTCGCCGCATCGGTCAGTTGCTGGAACATCTGTAA
- a CDS encoding nucleoside-diphosphate sugar epimerase → MQSKIDEIITHIAHSHQQIARVLDAKRQVAVRMSEIINHLPDIEPELDGVEGLLDSSGQINKSIISYLGGLADLEEAVAETLTQVMREIAVQEEE, encoded by the coding sequence ATGCAGAGCAAAATCGATGAAATCATCACACATATTGCACACTCTCACCAGCAGATCGCACGTGTGCTGGATGCCAAACGCCAAGTCGCTGTACGCATGTCTGAAATCATCAATCATTTGCCAGATATCGAACCGGAGTTGGATGGCGTTGAGGGTCTGCTGGATAGCTCTGGGCAAATCAACAAAAGCATTATTTCTTACTTGGGTGGCCTTGCAGATCTGGAAGAGGCTGTAGCCGAAACGCTGACCCAAGTCATGCGGGAGATTGCAGTTCAAGAGGAAGAATAA
- a CDS encoding amino acid ABC transporter ATP-binding protein: MITLTNIHKTFGKQEVLKGIDLTVEQGDVVAILGPSGSGKTTLLRCVNFLERADEGEVQISGLTVDCKHARKHDIVQLRRKTAMVFQHYNLFKHKTVLDNVTEGLIIAQKMSKSDARTRALRVLEQVGLSAKINEYPSMLSGGQQQRVGIARALALNPEVILFDEPTSALDPELVGEVLSVIRSIAQEGITMIVVTHEMGFAREVANRVVFMDGGSVVEEGTPEEVFVRPKQERTRQFLSRYSSDWSYVI, encoded by the coding sequence ATGATTACATTAACGAACATACACAAAACATTTGGCAAGCAGGAAGTATTGAAGGGGATTGATCTGACCGTTGAACAGGGCGATGTCGTTGCGATCCTTGGACCGAGCGGATCAGGCAAAACAACGCTGCTGCGCTGCGTCAATTTTCTGGAACGTGCCGATGAGGGTGAGGTTCAGATCAGTGGATTGACCGTAGATTGCAAGCATGCACGCAAACATGACATTGTGCAGTTGAGACGAAAAACGGCGATGGTGTTTCAGCATTATAACCTGTTCAAACATAAGACTGTGCTGGATAACGTCACGGAAGGGTTGATCATTGCCCAGAAAATGTCCAAATCCGATGCCCGTACTCGTGCCTTGCGTGTACTTGAACAAGTCGGACTGTCTGCCAAAATCAATGAATACCCGAGTATGTTGTCTGGTGGGCAACAGCAACGGGTGGGCATCGCCAGAGCACTGGCACTGAATCCCGAAGTGATTTTGTTTGATGAACCGACCTCGGCGCTGGACCCCGAGCTTGTGGGTGAGGTGTTGTCTGTCATCCGCTCCATTGCTCAAGAGGGGATTACCATGATTGTAGTTACCCATGAAATGGGGTTTGCCCGTGAGGTGGCCAATCGGGTTGTTTTCATGGATGGAGGTTCCGTTGTAGAGGAAGGAACCCCGGAAGAGGTATTTGTGCGTCCCAAGCAGGAACGTACTCGTCAATTCCTCAGTCGGTATTCTTCTGACTGGAGTTATGTCATCTGA
- a CDS encoding amino acid ABC transporter permease yields the protein MSIDLQFIYTSFFQILKALPLTLVITIVPLIAGFGIGLATALIRIYRVRWIHRIADFYVSFLRGTPMLMHLFLIYYGIPMIIDKLAERYGWAFQSSSIPILVFVLIAFSLTAGAYMSEIIRSGILAVDIGQMEAAHAVGMSTFQALRRIIIPQAIGAVLPNLCSMFVGFLHGSTLAFTVSQMDILGKADVVASVSLKFLEAFIAAAFIYWGLTIIAERITALLERRVAVYSKGGVS from the coding sequence ATGTCGATTGATCTCCAGTTTATCTATACATCTTTTTTTCAAATTCTGAAGGCATTGCCACTGACACTCGTCATTACGATTGTGCCGTTGATTGCAGGCTTCGGAATCGGTCTCGCTACGGCTCTGATCCGTATATATCGTGTGCGGTGGATTCACCGTATTGCTGACTTCTACGTTTCTTTCCTGCGTGGAACACCGATGCTGATGCATCTATTCCTCATCTATTATGGTATTCCGATGATCATTGATAAGCTGGCGGAACGTTACGGTTGGGCTTTCCAATCCTCATCGATCCCAATTCTCGTATTTGTACTGATTGCCTTCTCGCTCACCGCGGGTGCCTATATGTCCGAGATTATCCGTTCTGGCATTCTAGCTGTAGATATCGGCCAGATGGAAGCCGCTCACGCTGTGGGTATGAGCACATTCCAGGCTTTGAGGCGCATCATCATCCCTCAAGCGATCGGGGCGGTCTTGCCTAATCTGTGCAGCATGTTTGTCGGGTTCCTGCATGGATCAACACTCGCTTTTACCGTATCTCAGATGGACATCCTCGGTAAAGCGGATGTGGTGGCATCCGTCAGTCTGAAATTTCTGGAGGCCTTTATCGCCGCCGCGTTTATCTACTGGGGGCTGACCATCATTGCCGAGCGGATCACCGCTTTGCTTGAGCGTCGAGTTGCCGTGTACAGCAAAGGAGGCGTGTCATGA